Proteins encoded by one window of Carassius auratus strain Wakin chromosome 24, ASM336829v1, whole genome shotgun sequence:
- the LOC113042494 gene encoding apoptosis regulator Bcl-2-like isoform X1: MANEIRYDNRNIVEKYLNHKLLKKGYEWKFQSSGEDTINTGVEDSSPNSDRRLQAPSAGGGNNSECLMANRVTRSDPYSRIYRAIREAGDQIERMYQREFEEMSHQMTFSANAAQRSFLAVAEELFRDGVNWGRIVAFFEFGGTMCVESLNREMASQVDNIAHWMTDYLNGPLENWIEENGGWLCLSPSTVLSVKRWISKSYSHCWKGFEYAKDAGKLKNLQDMDDFSEEQCSV, from the exons ATGGCCAACGAAATTCGCTATGACAATCGGAATATTGTGGAGAAATACCTCAATCACAAACTTTTAAAGAAAGGATATGAGTGGAAATTTCAATCTTCCGGGGAGGACACCATCAATACGGGAGTGGAGGACTCCTCTCCAAACTCTGACCGGAGGCTCCAAGCTCCCTCAGCCGGAGGGGGGAACAACTCTGAATGCCTGATGGCAAACCGGGTCACACGTTCAGACCCTTATTCGAGGATCTACCGGGCGATACGCGAGGCTGGTGACCAGATAGAAAGGATGTACCAGCGTGAATTTGAGGAGATGTCCCACCAGATGACATTCAGTGCCAATGCAGCACAACGTAGCTTCTTAGCTGTGGCTGAAGAACTCTTCAGAGACGGAGTGAATTGGGGGCGGATCGTCGCTTTCTTTGAGTTTGGTGGGACCATGTGTGTGGAGAGCTTGAACCGGGAGATGGCGTCCCAGGTAGATAATATTGCACACTGGATGACAGACTACCTGAACGGGCCACTGGAAAACTGGATCGAGGAAAATGGAGGCTGG ttgtgtttgagtccctcaaccgtcctcagtgtgaaaagatggatctcaaaatcatacagtcactgctggaaagggttcgaatatgcaaaagatgctggaaaactgaagaatctgcaggacatggatgatttttctgaagaacagtgttcagtttaa